The following proteins are encoded in a genomic region of Nocardioides sp. cx-173:
- a CDS encoding DEAD/DEAH box helicase, which translates to MNSVPSFAELGVPSALVAILTKNGITVPTPIQAATLPDSLAGRDVLGRGRTGSGKTYAFLLPMISRLSDSGRRAAPKSPRALILAPTRELVGQIHAALQPLAQAAGFSTITVFGGVGQNPQVQGLRKGVDIVVACPGRLEDLMQQGHLDLGNIEVTVLDEADHMADLGFLPAVRRIMDKTPQSGQRLLFSATLDKAIDVLVKRFLHSPKVHEADSAQSPVSTMDHHVLHVDREHRISVLVDLTSAPGRTVVFTRTKHGAKALARQLNKSGVPSVDLHGNLSQNARTRNMEMFHSGKATTLVATDIAARGIHVDDVALVVHADPPTEHKAYLHRSGRTARAGAAGTVITLMTDDQVRDVRQLTRAAGIKPTTTRIDNAAHPMLATLAPGERTVVVGGIELDRPETSGSRPAGSGPRRRSGGGGGGGRSGGQPKSGGGGGRGRGGSAQSAAPKAGGGRSGGGRSRGGSASSSGGGHTAASFSSGRR; encoded by the coding sequence GTGAACTCTGTTCCTTCCTTCGCCGAGCTCGGCGTCCCCTCCGCGCTCGTCGCCATCCTGACCAAGAACGGCATCACCGTCCCGACCCCGATCCAGGCCGCGACGCTGCCTGACTCGCTCGCCGGCCGTGACGTCCTCGGCCGTGGCCGCACCGGCTCCGGCAAGACCTACGCGTTCCTGCTGCCGATGATCTCCCGCCTGAGCGACAGCGGTCGCCGCGCGGCGCCCAAGTCGCCCCGCGCGCTGATCCTGGCGCCGACCCGCGAGCTCGTCGGCCAGATCCACGCCGCCCTGCAGCCGCTGGCCCAGGCCGCCGGCTTCTCGACGATCACCGTCTTCGGCGGCGTCGGCCAGAACCCGCAGGTGCAGGGCCTCCGCAAGGGCGTCGACATCGTCGTCGCCTGCCCCGGTCGCCTCGAGGACCTCATGCAGCAGGGCCACCTCGACCTCGGCAACATCGAGGTCACCGTGCTCGACGAGGCCGACCACATGGCCGACCTCGGCTTCCTGCCCGCCGTACGCCGGATCATGGACAAGACCCCGCAGTCCGGGCAGCGCCTGCTCTTCTCGGCCACGCTCGACAAGGCGATCGACGTCCTGGTCAAGCGGTTCCTGCACTCGCCGAAGGTCCACGAGGCCGACTCGGCGCAGTCGCCGGTGTCGACGATGGACCACCACGTCCTGCACGTGGATCGCGAGCACCGGATCTCGGTCCTGGTCGACCTGACCAGCGCGCCGGGCCGGACGGTCGTCTTCACCCGCACCAAGCACGGCGCCAAGGCGCTGGCCCGCCAGCTGAACAAGTCCGGCGTGCCCTCGGTCGACCTGCACGGGAACCTCAGCCAGAACGCGCGCACGCGCAACATGGAGATGTTCCACTCCGGCAAGGCCACGACCCTGGTCGCGACCGACATCGCCGCCCGCGGCATCCACGTCGACGACGTGGCCCTCGTGGTCCACGCCGACCCGCCGACCGAGCACAAGGCCTACCTGCACCGCTCGGGCCGTACGGCGCGTGCCGGTGCCGCCGGCACCGTCATCACGCTGATGACCGACGACCAGGTGCGCGACGTGCGCCAGCTGACCCGCGCGGCCGGCATCAAGCCGACCACCACGCGCATCGACAACGCCGCCCACCCGATGCTGGCCACGCTCGCCCCCGGCGAGCGCACCGTGGTCGTCGGCGGCATCGAGCTCGACCGTCCCGAGACGTCGGGCTCGCGCCCGGCCGGCAGCGGCCCGCGCCGTCGTTCCGGTGGCGGCGGTGGCGGCGGTCGCTCCGGCGGCCAGCCCAAGTCCGGTGGCGGTGGCGGCCGCGGCCGCGGCGGGTCCGCCCAGTCGGCGGCCCCCAAGGCCGGCGGCGGTCGCTCCGGCGGCGGTCGCTCGCGCGGCGGCTCGGCGTCCTCCTCGGGCGGCGGCCACACCGCGGCGTCGTTCAGCTCCGGTCGTCGCTGA
- a CDS encoding NAD(P)H-binding protein, with product MTTVLVTGATGFVGRRLVPELVERGHAVRAMTRRPDAYDGPGEAVAGDVHDPASLERALAGVDVAVYLVHSLDDDDFERKDAEAATAFGRAAAGAGVRQIVYLGGLGADGDDLSAHLRSRREVERLLGEAGVPVTVLRAAIVVGAGGISWEMTRQLVKNLPAMVVPRWAATRTQPIAISDVVRYLAGVVDVPEALGRVYEIGGADRLSYVEMLQQASQVMNGRTAKVVQVPVLTPKLSSYWISFVTNVDVTTGRNLIDSMGTEVIVTDDAIRELVPGEPLTYTQAVEAAIRESA from the coding sequence ATGACCACCGTCCTCGTCACCGGCGCCACGGGCTTCGTCGGTCGCCGGCTCGTGCCCGAGCTCGTCGAGCGCGGGCACGCGGTGCGCGCGATGACCCGCCGCCCCGATGCGTACGACGGTCCGGGCGAGGCCGTGGCCGGCGACGTCCACGACCCCGCCAGCCTGGAGCGGGCGCTCGCGGGCGTGGACGTCGCGGTCTACCTCGTGCACTCGCTCGACGACGACGACTTCGAGCGCAAGGACGCGGAGGCGGCCACGGCGTTCGGGCGCGCCGCGGCGGGCGCCGGCGTACGCCAGATCGTCTACCTCGGCGGGCTCGGCGCCGACGGCGACGACCTGTCGGCCCACCTCCGCTCGCGTCGCGAGGTCGAGAGGCTGCTCGGCGAGGCCGGGGTGCCGGTGACCGTGCTGCGCGCCGCGATCGTCGTCGGCGCGGGGGGCATCTCGTGGGAGATGACCCGGCAGCTGGTGAAGAACCTCCCCGCGATGGTGGTGCCCCGGTGGGCCGCCACCCGCACGCAGCCGATCGCGATCTCCGACGTCGTGCGCTACCTCGCCGGCGTCGTCGACGTACCCGAGGCGCTGGGCCGGGTCTACGAGATCGGCGGCGCCGACCGGCTCAGCTACGTCGAGATGCTGCAGCAGGCCTCGCAGGTCATGAACGGCCGGACCGCCAAGGTCGTCCAGGTCCCCGTGCTGACCCCGAAGCTGTCGTCGTACTGGATCTCTTTCGTCACCAACGTCGACGTCACCACCGGCCGCAACCTGATCGACTCCATGGGGACCGAGGTGATCGTCACCGACGACGCCATCCGCGAGCTGGTCCCGGGTGAGCCGTTGACCTACACGCAGGCGGTCGAGGCTGCGATCCGCGAGTCGGCGTAG
- a CDS encoding CPBP family intramembrane glutamic endopeptidase: MRTWLERSLWDVVPRDHRETPQALRRRQLVTVAFVLIGAVVLGLSLRIDPGSRWFYPATFGLAAVWAVGAFASGPLHLGRIQRRETHVRPVLTPILIGLALSAVFVVGGLLVRTIDPLERQVSSILDFADQGSLPLLVVITAVNGVAEELFFRGAAYAAIPRRPVLWTTLAYFVATLASGNVMLSFAAILLGLIVGLQRRASGGILAPILTHCTWSLTMLFALPLLFG; encoded by the coding sequence GTGCGTACGTGGCTCGAGCGGTCGTTGTGGGACGTCGTGCCCCGCGACCACCGGGAGACCCCGCAGGCGCTGCGGCGCCGCCAGCTGGTCACCGTCGCCTTCGTCCTGATCGGCGCCGTGGTGCTGGGGCTGTCGCTGCGCATCGACCCGGGCAGCCGGTGGTTCTACCCCGCGACCTTCGGCCTCGCGGCCGTCTGGGCGGTCGGGGCTTTCGCCTCCGGTCCGCTGCACCTGGGCCGGATCCAGCGCCGTGAGACGCACGTCCGGCCGGTCCTCACCCCGATCCTGATCGGCCTGGCGCTGTCCGCGGTGTTCGTGGTCGGCGGCCTGCTCGTGCGCACCATCGACCCGCTGGAGCGTCAGGTCAGCTCCATCCTCGACTTCGCCGACCAGGGATCGCTGCCCCTGCTGGTCGTCATCACCGCGGTCAACGGCGTGGCCGAGGAGCTCTTCTTCCGCGGCGCGGCCTACGCAGCCATCCCGCGTCGGCCGGTGCTCTGGACGACGCTGGCCTACTTCGTGGCCACGCTGGCGTCGGGCAACGTGATGCTGTCCTTCGCCGCGATCCTGCTCGGCCTGATCGTCGGCCTCCAGCGCCGGGCGTCGGGGGGCATCCTGGCGCCGATCCTGACCCACTGCACCTGGTCGCTGACCATGCTCTTCGCGCTGCCGCTGCTCTTCGGGTGA
- a CDS encoding CsbD family protein: MGLDDKLSNKAEDLGGKAKEGTGKATGDENLEAEGKGDQASASMKDGVEKVKDAAGDVKDAFKK, encoded by the coding sequence ATGGGACTGGACGACAAGCTGAGCAACAAGGCCGAGGACCTCGGCGGCAAGGCCAAGGAGGGCACCGGCAAGGCCACGGGTGACGAGAACCTCGAGGCCGAGGGCAAGGGCGACCAGGCCAGCGCCTCGATGAAGGACGGCGTCGAGAAGGTCAAGGACGCCGCCGGAGACGTCAAGGACGCCTTCAAGAAGTAG
- a CDS encoding flavin-containing monooxygenase, whose product MSTEHVDVLVVGAGLAGIGAACRLRTEHPGRTVAVLESRERSGGTWDLFRYPGIRSDSDMFTFGFHWRPWPGDTALADGPLILDYLRTVAREYGVDELIRYRHRVTRASWDSETARWTVEVERDGEPVTITTSFLWACSGYYDYEQGYAPELPGQERFGGEIVHPQHWPEDLDHAGKRVVVIGSGATAITLVPAMAETAAHVTMLQRSPTYVLSRAGRDPLARLLRRLPQRLAYPAVRWSNILTAIGFYQLSRRRPGLVKRVIRSQTAKQLPDGMDVDEHFKPVYDPWDQRVCFVPDGDLFKALRRGTAAVVTDTIETFTEGGIRLTSGRELEADLVVTATGLRLLPFGGIDLEVDGVPVELSRTMAYKALMLSGVPNFAYTIGYTNASWTLKADLVADYVCRLLRHLDERGATSVVAVRDPSVGEQPFLDFKAGYVLRDLDRLPKQGDRAPWLLKQNYVTDLRTIRRGEVEDGVLTFTGGTSAGIRPAAYPHNPGGSDGTGRQAEQQGRGPRRQGQGGHRQGHG is encoded by the coding sequence ATGAGCACCGAGCACGTGGACGTCCTGGTGGTCGGCGCCGGCCTGGCGGGGATCGGCGCGGCCTGCCGCCTGCGCACCGAGCACCCGGGCCGCACCGTGGCGGTGCTGGAGAGCCGTGAGCGCAGCGGCGGGACCTGGGACCTCTTCCGCTACCCCGGCATCCGCTCGGACTCCGACATGTTCACTTTCGGCTTCCACTGGCGGCCGTGGCCCGGCGACACCGCGCTGGCCGACGGGCCGCTGATCCTGGACTACCTGCGCACGGTCGCGCGCGAGTACGGCGTCGACGAGCTGATCCGCTACCGGCACCGCGTCACCAGGGCCAGCTGGGACTCCGAGACCGCGCGATGGACGGTGGAGGTCGAGCGCGACGGCGAGCCCGTGACGATCACGACGAGCTTCCTGTGGGCGTGCTCGGGCTACTACGACTACGAGCAGGGCTACGCGCCCGAGCTGCCGGGCCAGGAGCGGTTCGGTGGCGAGATCGTGCATCCGCAGCACTGGCCGGAGGACCTGGACCACGCCGGCAAGCGGGTCGTGGTGATCGGCAGCGGGGCCACGGCGATCACGCTGGTCCCCGCGATGGCCGAGACGGCCGCGCACGTCACCATGCTGCAGCGCTCGCCGACGTACGTGCTCTCCCGGGCGGGCCGCGATCCGCTGGCCCGGCTGCTCAGGCGCCTGCCGCAGCGGCTGGCCTACCCGGCCGTCCGCTGGTCCAACATCCTCACCGCGATCGGGTTCTACCAGCTGAGCCGGCGCCGGCCCGGGCTCGTCAAGCGGGTCATCCGCAGCCAGACCGCCAAGCAGCTGCCCGACGGCATGGACGTCGACGAGCACTTCAAGCCGGTCTACGACCCCTGGGACCAGCGGGTCTGCTTCGTGCCGGACGGCGACCTGTTCAAGGCCCTGCGTCGCGGCACGGCCGCCGTCGTCACCGACACCATCGAGACCTTCACCGAGGGCGGCATCCGGCTGACGTCCGGGCGCGAGCTCGAGGCCGACCTGGTCGTGACCGCGACGGGGCTGCGGCTGCTGCCCTTCGGCGGCATCGACCTCGAGGTGGACGGCGTGCCGGTGGAGCTGTCGCGGACGATGGCCTACAAGGCGCTGATGCTCAGCGGCGTCCCGAACTTCGCCTACACGATCGGCTACACCAACGCCTCGTGGACGCTCAAGGCCGACCTGGTCGCCGACTACGTGTGCCGGCTGCTGCGGCACCTCGACGAGCGCGGCGCCACGTCGGTCGTCGCGGTGCGCGACCCGTCGGTGGGCGAGCAGCCGTTCCTCGACTTCAAGGCCGGCTACGTGCTGCGCGACCTCGACCGGCTGCCCAAGCAGGGCGACCGGGCGCCCTGGCTGCTGAAGCAGAACTACGTCACGGACCTGCGGACCATCCGCCGGGGTGAAGTGGAGGACGGCGTTCTGACGTTCACTGGAGGGACGTCCGCGGGCATCCGCCCGGCGGCGTACCCGCACAACCCTGGAGGTAGCGATGGGACTGGACGACAAGCTGAGCAACAAGGCCGAGGACCTCGGCGGCAAGGCCAAGGAGGGCACCGGCAAGGCCACGGGTGA
- a CDS encoding CaiB/BaiF CoA transferase family protein — translation MTYELGQGTGPLRGVKVVEIAGIGPGPHACMILADLGADVIRVERPGGQPLAGGSSMLLNRGRPSVALNLKDPDAVATVLELVRGADVVVEGMRPGVTERLGLGPDDCLAVNERLVYGRMTGWGQDGPLAQSAGHDMNYIAITGALHGMGQDPARPHFPSNLVGDFGGGSTYLVIGVLAALLEARISGRGQVVDAAIVDGTAHLNAMTAAFLASGGFTEERGANLLDGGVPFYDVYETSDGRHLSVAALEPQFFDALVTTLGVKDTCPGQGEPERYDEMRALLTETFRSRTQAEWVALFEGTDACVAGIIPISEAFEHPHLRARGTFVERDGMVQPQPAPRFSRTTATLGLPPSAAAGQHTRDALTAWGVAGVEDLIDRGVAVQV, via the coding sequence ATGACGTACGAACTGGGTCAGGGCACCGGGCCGCTGCGCGGGGTGAAGGTCGTGGAGATCGCCGGCATCGGGCCCGGCCCGCACGCCTGCATGATCCTGGCCGACCTCGGCGCCGACGTGATCCGGGTCGAGCGTCCCGGCGGACAGCCGCTCGCCGGAGGCTCTAGCATGCTGCTCAACCGCGGCCGGCCCAGCGTCGCCCTGAACCTCAAGGACCCCGACGCGGTCGCCACCGTCCTCGAGCTGGTCCGCGGCGCCGACGTGGTCGTCGAGGGGATGCGCCCCGGCGTGACCGAGCGGCTCGGGCTGGGCCCGGACGACTGCCTCGCCGTCAACGAGCGGCTGGTCTACGGCCGCATGACCGGGTGGGGCCAGGACGGGCCGCTGGCCCAGTCCGCCGGACACGACATGAACTACATCGCGATCACCGGGGCGCTGCACGGCATGGGGCAGGACCCCGCCCGCCCGCACTTCCCGAGCAACCTGGTCGGCGACTTCGGCGGCGGCTCGACGTACCTGGTCATCGGCGTCCTCGCCGCCCTCCTGGAGGCGAGGATCTCCGGCCGGGGCCAGGTCGTGGACGCTGCGATCGTCGACGGAACCGCGCACCTGAACGCCATGACCGCGGCCTTCCTCGCGAGCGGCGGGTTCACCGAGGAGCGCGGCGCCAACCTGCTCGACGGCGGCGTGCCGTTCTACGACGTCTACGAGACCTCCGACGGGCGGCACCTGTCGGTGGCCGCGCTCGAGCCGCAGTTCTTCGACGCGCTCGTCACGACGCTCGGCGTCAAGGACACCTGCCCCGGGCAGGGCGAGCCCGAGCGGTACGACGAGATGCGGGCCCTTCTCACCGAGACCTTCCGCTCGCGCACCCAGGCGGAGTGGGTGGCCCTCTTCGAGGGCACCGATGCCTGCGTCGCCGGGATCATCCCGATCAGCGAGGCCTTCGAGCACCCGCACCTGCGCGCCCGCGGCACCTTCGTGGAGCGCGACGGCATGGTCCAGCCGCAGCCGGCCCCCCGCTTCTCCCGCACGACCGCGACGCTGGGCCTGCCCCCGTCGGCCGCCGCCGGCCAGCACACCCGTGACGCCCTCACCGCCTGGGGCGTCGCGGGCGTCGAGGACCTCATCGACCGCGGGGTCGCTGTCCAGGTGTGA
- a CDS encoding PadR family transcriptional regulator yields the protein MALEHALLVALRERPASGLELAKRFSRSIGFFWSATHQQIYRVLARMEADGWLAATTVAQAGKPDKKVYDVTPAGAAALAQWLAAPTPPHALRSDLAVKMRGASFGDREAVLDVVRAHLADHHARLEHYRRLMERDYPAPDNPASLSGLDLDHYLVLRGGILTEETWVTWLTEYLEAHA from the coding sequence ATGGCCCTCGAGCACGCCCTCCTCGTCGCGCTGCGGGAGCGGCCCGCGAGCGGGCTGGAGCTGGCCAAGCGCTTCAGCCGGTCGATCGGGTTCTTCTGGAGCGCCACCCACCAGCAGATCTACCGGGTGCTGGCGCGCATGGAGGCGGACGGCTGGCTGGCGGCGACCACCGTCGCGCAGGCGGGCAAGCCGGACAAGAAGGTGTACGACGTCACGCCGGCCGGCGCGGCCGCCCTGGCGCAGTGGCTGGCCGCGCCGACGCCTCCGCACGCGCTGCGCAGCGACCTCGCGGTGAAGATGCGCGGGGCGTCGTTCGGCGACCGTGAGGCGGTGCTGGACGTCGTCCGCGCCCACCTGGCCGACCACCACGCCCGGCTGGAGCACTACCGCCGGCTCATGGAGCGCGACTACCCGGCACCCGACAACCCGGCGAGCCTGAGCGGGCTCGACCTGGACCACTACCTCGTGCTGCGTGGCGGGATCCTCACCGAGGAGACCTGGGTGACGTGGCTGACCGAGTACCTGGAGGCTCACGCATGA
- a CDS encoding NADPH-dependent 2,4-dienoyl-CoA reductase, translating to MTPSTEYPRLLSPITLGSLTLRNRVVMGSMHTGLEDRRRDLPDLAAYFAARARGGVGLIVTGGYAPNKRGWLKPLASEMTTRLQAMRHREVTSAVHEEGGAIALQVLHAGRYGYHPLSVSASSRKSPITPFRPSALSTRGVDRTATDFARSVALAVKAGYDAVEIMGSEGYLINQFLAARTNDRTDAWGGTAAKRMRFPVEVVRRARELVGDDLPIVYRISLLDLVEGGQTWEEVVELAGLLEAAGVTVLNTGIGWHEARVPTIITQVPRGAWRSATARLKGVVSVPVCASNRINTPELAEEILAAGEADLVSLARPLLADPDFVAKAAAGRADEINTCIACNQACLDHVFVNRLASCLVNPRACRELTLTLGATRRAAYVAVVGAGPAGLAAAVSAAERGFAVTLFERSAAIGGQFRLAMAVPGKEDFADTLRYYARRLEVLGVDVRLGAAASPDDLAAYEEVVVATGVVPRVPSFPGVDHPKVVSYADVLSGAVVPGRRVAVVGAGGIGVDVSVWLTHDPAEGLDEWMSHWGVGDPSLHPGGLTERKPRTPLREVTLIQRKTTPIGIGLGKTSGWAHRAVLKQSGVVQVSGATYDRVDDAGLHLSVDGVASVLDVDHVVLCAGQESVRGLYDELVAAGASAHLIGGADVAAELDAKRAIEQGTRVAAAL from the coding sequence ATGACCCCGTCGACGGAGTACCCACGCCTGCTGTCCCCGATCACGCTGGGCTCCCTGACGCTGCGCAACCGCGTGGTCATGGGCTCCATGCACACCGGGCTCGAGGACCGCCGGCGCGACCTCCCGGACCTCGCGGCGTACTTCGCCGCGCGCGCCCGCGGCGGCGTCGGGCTCATCGTCACCGGCGGCTACGCCCCGAACAAGCGCGGCTGGCTCAAGCCGCTGGCCTCCGAGATGACGACCCGGCTGCAGGCGATGCGGCACCGCGAGGTGACCTCCGCGGTGCACGAGGAGGGCGGCGCGATCGCGCTGCAGGTGCTGCACGCGGGCCGCTACGGCTACCACCCGCTCAGCGTCTCGGCCTCGTCGCGCAAGTCGCCCATCACGCCGTTCCGCCCGAGCGCGCTGTCGACGCGCGGCGTGGACCGGACCGCCACGGACTTCGCGCGCTCGGTCGCCCTGGCGGTGAAGGCGGGCTACGACGCCGTCGAGATCATGGGCTCCGAGGGCTACCTCATCAACCAGTTCCTGGCCGCGCGCACCAACGACCGGACGGACGCCTGGGGCGGTACGGCGGCGAAGCGGATGCGCTTCCCCGTCGAGGTCGTGCGCCGCGCGCGCGAGCTGGTCGGCGACGACCTGCCGATCGTCTACCGGATCTCGCTGCTCGACCTGGTCGAGGGCGGCCAGACCTGGGAGGAGGTGGTCGAGCTCGCCGGACTGCTGGAGGCGGCGGGAGTCACCGTGCTCAACACCGGCATCGGATGGCACGAGGCCCGGGTGCCGACGATCATCACCCAGGTCCCGCGCGGCGCCTGGCGATCGGCGACCGCGCGCCTGAAGGGCGTGGTGTCGGTGCCGGTGTGCGCGTCCAACCGGATCAACACCCCCGAGCTCGCCGAGGAGATCCTGGCCGCGGGCGAGGCCGACCTGGTGTCGCTGGCCCGCCCCCTGCTCGCCGACCCGGACTTCGTGGCCAAGGCCGCGGCCGGCCGAGCCGACGAGATCAACACCTGCATCGCCTGCAACCAGGCCTGCCTCGACCACGTCTTCGTCAACCGCTTGGCCTCGTGCCTGGTCAACCCGCGCGCCTGCCGCGAGCTGACCCTCACGCTGGGCGCCACGCGGCGCGCCGCCTACGTAGCCGTCGTCGGCGCCGGTCCGGCCGGCCTCGCCGCCGCGGTCTCGGCCGCGGAGCGCGGCTTCGCGGTGACGCTGTTCGAGCGGTCGGCGGCGATCGGTGGGCAGTTCCGCCTGGCCATGGCCGTGCCGGGCAAGGAGGACTTCGCCGACACCCTGCGCTACTACGCCCGCCGGCTGGAGGTGCTCGGGGTGGACGTGCGGCTGGGGGCCGCCGCGTCGCCCGATGACCTGGCGGCGTACGAGGAGGTGGTCGTGGCGACCGGGGTGGTGCCGCGGGTGCCATCGTTCCCCGGCGTCGATCACCCGAAGGTCGTGTCGTACGCCGACGTGCTCTCCGGCGCGGTCGTGCCGGGGCGGCGGGTGGCCGTCGTGGGGGCCGGCGGCATCGGCGTGGACGTGAGCGTCTGGCTCACCCACGACCCGGCCGAGGGCCTCGACGAGTGGATGTCGCACTGGGGCGTGGGCGACCCGTCGCTGCACCCCGGCGGCCTGACCGAGCGCAAGCCGCGCACGCCGCTGCGCGAGGTGACGCTGATCCAGCGCAAGACCACCCCGATCGGCATCGGGCTGGGCAAGACGTCCGGCTGGGCGCACCGCGCCGTGCTCAAGCAGTCGGGGGTCGTGCAGGTCAGCGGCGCGACGTACGACCGGGTCGACGACGCCGGCCTGCACCTGAGCGTCGACGGCGTCGCCTCGGTGCTCGACGTCGACCACGTCGTGCTCTGTGCGGGCCAGGAGTCCGTGCGCGGGCTGTACGACGAGCTGGTCGCGGCCGGCGCCTCCGCGCACCTCATCGGCGGCGCCGACGTCGCCGCCGAGCTCGACGCCAAGCGCGCGATCGAGCAGGGGACGCGGGTGGCGGCGGCGCTGTGA
- a CDS encoding MalY/PatB family protein: MIRDFTDDEARRALVLKWGTVERDVIPAWVAEMDYALAPPVAQALSEAVARGVTGYPPFEMGGELGRAYAGWARRQFGSEVDPELVIPTVDVTAGVRVALDVLSDPGPMVMPGPAYAPQLEVAQVTGRERVDLLLDPDAERAELDLDRLDRLFADGARTLLLTQPHNPWGRAFSRAELEGVRDVVVRHGARVISDEIHAPLVLEGAEHVSYLSIDGTADHAVAVVAASKAFNTAGLRCAQIVSADRATHERLVDVPLVRNDSWSPLGVIAAVAAYTDGDAWLDALRARLSAQRDLLRVLLAEQLPAARMRPLEATYLAWLDLRAYGHDDPAAVALERGRVRLAPGHDYQPGLGGHVRLNIATSPERLTLIVQRLAEALGEPAS; this comes from the coding sequence ATGATCCGAGACTTCACCGACGACGAGGCGCGACGGGCGCTGGTGCTCAAGTGGGGGACCGTTGAGCGTGACGTGATCCCGGCGTGGGTGGCGGAGATGGACTACGCGCTGGCGCCGCCGGTGGCGCAGGCGCTGAGCGAGGCGGTGGCGCGCGGGGTGACCGGCTACCCGCCGTTCGAGATGGGCGGCGAGCTCGGCCGGGCGTACGCCGGGTGGGCGCGGCGGCAGTTCGGGAGCGAGGTCGACCCGGAGCTGGTGATCCCGACGGTGGACGTGACGGCCGGGGTGCGGGTCGCCCTGGACGTGCTCTCCGACCCCGGTCCGATGGTGATGCCGGGACCGGCGTACGCGCCGCAGCTGGAGGTGGCGCAAGTGACCGGACGGGAGCGGGTCGACCTGCTGCTCGACCCCGACGCCGAGCGCGCCGAGCTGGACCTGGACCGGCTGGACCGGCTGTTCGCCGACGGAGCGCGCACCCTGCTGCTGACCCAGCCGCACAACCCGTGGGGACGGGCCTTCAGCCGCGCCGAGCTGGAGGGGGTCCGCGACGTCGTCGTACGGCACGGGGCGCGGGTGATCTCCGACGAGATCCACGCCCCGCTGGTGCTCGAGGGCGCCGAGCACGTCTCCTACCTCTCCATCGACGGCACCGCCGACCACGCGGTGGCGGTGGTCGCCGCGTCGAAGGCGTTCAACACCGCCGGCCTGCGGTGCGCCCAGATCGTCAGCGCCGACCGCGCGACCCACGAGCGGCTCGTGGACGTGCCGCTGGTGCGCAACGACTCGTGGTCGCCGCTCGGCGTGATCGCCGCGGTCGCCGCCTACACCGACGGCGACGCGTGGCTCGACGCCCTGCGCGCGCGGCTGTCGGCCCAGCGCGACCTGCTCCGCGTCCTGCTCGCCGAGCAGCTGCCGGCGGCCCGGATGCGGCCGCTCGAGGCGACGTACCTCGCCTGGCTGGACCTGCGCGCCTACGGCCACGACGACCCCGCCGCCGTCGCGCTCGAGCGCGGGCGGGTGCGGTTGGCGCCGGGCCACGACTACCAGCCGGGTCTCGGCGGGCACGTGCGGCTCAACATCGCCACGTCCCCCGAGCGGCTGACCCTGATCGTCCAGCGCCTCGCCGAGGCGCTGGGAGAGCCCGCCTCATAG